The genomic window CGCCGGTGCGCCGGGGAGCATCGGCACCTCGATCCGCTCGGTCACCGGTGCCGTCCCAGGCACCGACGCGATCACCGAGATCGGCAGGCGACCGGTGGCGCCGGAGCTCACGAGACCATCCGTCGTGACGCGCCCCTCGAAGCGCGCCCCGGAGGCGAGCACGAAGCGCACGGTCACGTTGGGCACCTCCTCCCGGCTGCGTCGAGGGCCCGGGCCCTCAACCGCATCGTATCTCGCGCCGTCATCGACGGCTGCGCCGGAGTGATTTCGATCTTGGCAATCGGGGAGGGGGGCAACCCTTGGGCCGGGGCCGGGGTCTGCCCTTGCTGGAACGCCGCAAGCAGGAGGAAGCCGAGCATGGACGGAGCCTGTCTGGGGGAAGCGCCAAAGATAGCGGATTTCTGTCGGTCGCTAGCCGCCGACGGGCAGCACCAGGCGTGCGACCTGCGTCGCCCATCGCACGGCGTAGCCAGCCATCGCGCCGATCGCCCCCGGCACGTCCGCCGGAATGCGCACCGACTCGCCCAGCGACCGGAGGATCGATCCCCGGAAGCGCAGCGCGATCGGCGTGGCAAAGTCGACCGCGTTGAAGCGCGGGTCGTAGCGCACGCCCAACCCCTCGATCAACGCCGCCGTCCGGGCGAAGTACACCATTGCCGGCGGGAGCTGGACCGGAAAGTCATACAACGTCTCGACCACTTCATCCGCGAGGCGCGTCACCCGGCCGATCCGTTCCTCTGCCGTGGTGCGCATGCCCGCGAGCGTGATCAGCTCGCGCGCGAGGGTGGCGATCAACTCCCGTGAGGCCCCTTCCTCGATCAGTCCGAGATCATGAAAGCCGTCGACCACACCATCCACGTCCTTCGCGATAGCGGAGAAGACCGTGCCCACGAGGGCACGCCGAGTCGCCGGTGGGACCTCGACGACCATGCCAAAATCGAGGAGCACCACGCGACCCGCCTCATCGACGAGGATATTCCCCGGATGCGGATCGGCGTGGAAGAGTCCGTCGACCAGCATCATCTGGACGTAGAGCTCCATGACCGTCCGCAGCGCCTGCTCGGGCGCCAAGCGGCCCTCGGTGACGGCACCATCCAGGCGGTCGATGCGCTTCCCCTCGATGTACTCCAGCACCAGGGTGCGCTGCCGAGTGAACTCGGCGAAGACCTCCGGAATGCGAACCGACGGGTTGTGCGCGAAGTTGCCACGGATCGTCGTCGCAAAGCGCGCCTCCTGCCGGAAGTCCATCTCCTCGGCCACGCGGCGCTCGAACTCGTCGAGGACGCTGCCGAGCCCCGTCACATGGGGCGGGCGCAACCGCGGAGCCACCTGCCGCAGCACCCAACGGGCAATCCGCAGGTCGGCGGCGATCGTCGCCTCGACGCCAGGGCGGAGCACCTTGATCACGACGTCCCGGCCGCCGACGGTGGCGCGGTGCACCTGTCCGAGAGAGGCCGCGGCCAGCGGCATCGGGTCGATGGTGTCGAAGAGCTCCTCCGGTGCGCGCCCGTAGCTGGCTCGGAGCACTGCCTCGATCGCCGGCCACTCGACCGGCGGGACACGGTCGGTGAGGGTGCTGATGGCCTCCACATAGGGCGACGGAATCAGGTCCGCGCGACCAGCAAAGAGCTGCGTCAGCTTGACGAAGGTCGGCCCGATGCGGGCGATCGTGGCCGCGAGGCGCTCCGCCCGCGCCGCATGAAACGCCGGCGACCGCAGGGCACCCTGCCCACCGACCAGCCAGCGCCGCCGATCCCGGGCAAAGCTGAGCAGCAGCGGCATGACGAGGACAACGAGGCGGACGGCGCGGCGCATCCGGAATGGTACCCCGGTGGGGCCGTTCCGCTCCGGTCGGGACAGAATCAATCGGGGTAGATTGCGCATCCAAGATGCAATGACTGGTCCGCCCTGCCCCTCACCCATCGCGCACCGTGCCTGGAGTCTACGTGAAGCCCTGGTCCCTCTCCTGCCTGGTTCTGGTTGCTGCCTGTGCTGGCAGCGCCGACGCACCGACCACGACCGCGAGCCTCGAGCCGACCAAGTCCGACTCGGCCGGCATCGTCATGCTGCGGCACGAGGGCGATCCCTTTGGCCGCGCCCCTCGACTCACTCTGGACAGTGCGGCGCTCGCCGAGATCAAGGGATCGGCGGAAGACGCCGCGGCCGACATCTCCACCATCGCCCCGGCCCTTTTCCTCGCCGACGGTCGACTGGTCGGTCGTGATCAACAGCGCCAGGTGATCGTCGTCTTCGGGGCCGACGGCATGAGCCGCAAGGAGTTCGGACGGCCGGGTGCCGGCCCTGGTGAATTCACCGCGATCGGCAACATCGTGCCAGCCGGTGGCACCACGGTGCTGGTGCAGGACTACGCCAACGCTCGCGCCACGGTGGTCGATCCGGTCAGCGGATTGGGTGCCGAGTATCCGCTGGCCAAGGCAATGGCGGACGGCGGCAACGTCCTGATTGGCGAGGCGAACGGCAGGCTCCTCCTCTACGGCCTGAACATCACCTCGGGTGCCGATGCGGCCGCAGGGACCCCGGCCGGCATCAAGGGCGTGCTCTTCAATCCGGCGGCCGATGCGTCACGGCGCGCCTTCACCACCGGGCCAGCGGAGAAGCCGCCAGAGGCACCGCGCGTCGTGGAGGGAACCGGCGGAATGATGATGGTCGGGATGGCGATTCGGATGAAGACGTTCGAGGCATTCCCGACGGCCTTTGCGTGGGGTGGCCGGTATGTCGTGGCTGACCCGAACCACTTCCGGATGGAGTTTCGGGACACCACGGGAGGACTGCAGCAGGTGCTCGTGGTCGCGCAGGCGCGTCAGGCGGTGACCGAGAAGCTCCTGAACGACAACGCATCGGAAATGATCGCGCAGTTCACCGGCGCGAGCAGCGGGCGGGCATCGACGATGAGCGTCGGCTCCACGCGCGCCATCGGTGGCGGAGGGGCCGGCCCCGACACCGCAGAAATGCGCAAGAACATGCTGGCCAATGAGCACGCCGACTCGCTGCCACTGTTCGAGCGGACGCAGGTGACCCCGAACGGGACGCTCTGGGTGGTGGACTATCCGATTCCGGGCGCCGACGGGTGGGCGGCCACTGCCTTCGCGAAGGACGGGCGCATCCTCGGCCGGCTGGTCGAAGCGAAGGGCGCGGCTCCGCTCGCCTTCGGCGATGATCGCGTCGTGTTTCGCACCGAGGACGACCTCGGCATCGGTACCTTCACGATTCGCAGGGTCAACTTCCCGAAGTGATTCACCGCCAGACTGGAAACAGAACGCGGCGCCCACTGGGCGCCGCGTTTCGTTTCCGTCGAGGCCTGCCGCGTTCAGCGCAGCGTCTCAGCCCTGACCGATCGTCATCTCCGCCAGCCGAACCTCGGCCTCGGTCTTCGCGGCCGTCTCGGCGTACTTGTCGAGAATTTCGCGGTAGCACTTCATCGCCTCGTCCTTGTTCTTGGACAGGCGGAAGGCACGGCCAGCGTCCAGGAGCGCCGACGCCTTGAGGTAATCCGAGGTCGCTTCATCGGCCGCCTTGCGGTAGGCCGCGGCAGCCTCGGCGTACTTCCCGGTGTTCTCGTAGCCACTGCCCAGCAGGCCGTTGGCCGGCGACGCGTAGAGCGCCGGCGGATTGGTCTTGAGGAAGTCGAGCAGCGAGGCGATCGCCAGCTCGGTCTGCCCGCTCACCAGTCGGGCCTGCGCGACGCCGAGCGAGGCACTGTAGGCTGCGGAGGTGCCGGAGTAGGTCGTGACGACCTTCTCGAACTGGGACACCGCTTCCGGCAGGTTCCCCTGCTCGGCCGTGATCCGCGCCGACTCGAGGGCCTGGGCCGCGAAGGCCTCCTTGCGCTTGCCCGCCGTGATGGCGAACCAGATCCCGAGCGCCACCACCAGGACCGCCGCACCGGCGATGCCGAGCACCTTGATGCGCTGGGGAGTCAGGAAGGAGCCGTCCGCGTAGTGCGGCACGGCATCCGGGGTCGTCGTCGAGGTGTCGTCGGTAGAAGTAGCCATGCGACCTGTCGTGTAAGAAGCCCCGCCACTGGCCAGAAATGGCCGATACAGCCTCCAAAGATGGCACAATGGCGTGGTGGACGCCAGATCCCGACCCCGTCCCTTGTCTCCACCGCCCTGCAGGGTGTCCATTCCTCCCAGCCCCGACCGGAGCACCGCTTGCTGGCCAACTATATCACGCTGTCCCGCTTCCCCCTCCTCCTCGCCAACGTCCTGATACTCTATTTCGGCTCACCAGCCCTCCGGCTGGCGGGGGTCGCCCTCCTGCTGGTGGGGCTCGGCCTGGACACGGTGGACGGGATGGTGGCACGGAAGAGCGGCCAAACCACCATGTTTGGCTCGGTGCTCGACATCGCGGCCGATCGCACCTATGAATTGGTGCTCTGGGCCGTCTTTGCCGATCTCGGGCTGATTTCGGTGGTCATCCCGCTCGTGGTGATCGCCCGGACCACCCTCACGGACGCCTTCCGGAGTATCGGGATCGCCCAAGGGGTGGCCCCCTTCGACCAGCACAAGTCGAAGCTTGGCAAGTTCATGGTCGGATCCCCCTTCATGCGGACCGGGTACTCGATCAGCAAGATCGTCACCTTTACCCTGCTCACCCTGGCCCAAGCGCTCGCGGGGTACCCCGCCTCAGACAGGCTGGCC from Gemmatimonadota bacterium includes these protein-coding regions:
- a CDS encoding AarF/ABC1/UbiB kinase family protein yields the protein MRRAVRLVVLVMPLLLSFARDRRRWLVGGQGALRSPAFHAARAERLAATIARIGPTFVKLTQLFAGRADLIPSPYVEAISTLTDRVPPVEWPAIEAVLRASYGRAPEELFDTIDPMPLAAASLGQVHRATVGGRDVVIKVLRPGVEATIAADLRIARWVLRQVAPRLRPPHVTGLGSVLDEFERRVAEEMDFRQEARFATTIRGNFAHNPSVRIPEVFAEFTRQRTLVLEYIEGKRIDRLDGAVTEGRLAPEQALRTVMELYVQMMLVDGLFHADPHPGNILVDEAGRVVLLDFGMVVEVPPATRRALVGTVFSAIAKDVDGVVDGFHDLGLIEEGASRELIATLARELITLAGMRTTAEERIGRVTRLADEVVETLYDFPVQLPPAMVYFARTAALIEGLGVRYDPRFNAVDFATPIALRFRGSILRSLGESVRIPADVPGAIGAMAGYAVRWATQVARLVLPVGG
- a CDS encoding tetratricopeptide repeat protein, with protein sequence MATSTDDTSTTTPDAVPHYADGSFLTPQRIKVLGIAGAAVLVVALGIWFAITAGKRKEAFAAQALESARITAEQGNLPEAVSQFEKVVTTYSGTSAAYSASLGVAQARLVSGQTELAIASLLDFLKTNPPALYASPANGLLGSGYENTGKYAEAAAAYRKAADEATSDYLKASALLDAGRAFRLSKNKDEAMKCYREILDKYAETAAKTEAEVRLAEMTIGQG